In a single window of the Campylobacter hyointestinalis subsp. lawsonii genome:
- a CDS encoding DUF3800 domain-containing protein codes for MYFSNHIVYVDESGDHSLTNINKDFPVFVLAFCIFKKR; via the coding sequence ATGTATTTTAGTAATCATATAGTTTACGTAGATGAAAGCGGCGATCATTCTTTAACAAATATTAATAAAGATTTTCCAGTATTTGTTTTAGCTTTTTGTATATTTAAAAAAAGATAG
- a CDS encoding HAD family hydrolase — protein MLQIAIAYDFDGTLAKGNIQENSFIPSVGITKEEFWSQVKHLSEENNMDEILAYMYLMIKRAEGKEITIDKDSLKSHGKNVKYFDGVEEYFKRINKYANKLDIEIKHYIISSGTKEMIEGTTIAKEFDIIYASSFYYDDYGRPIWPALAINYTTKTQYLYRINKGIHNAYDNKLINQFIPENERAIKFKHIIYLGDGETDIPAMKLVKANGGKSIAIFDKEKEDIAKKLIEQNRVNYIAKADYTKDSDIDKILKSIIDSIYIEHKYGHVNVENVDAESDSKHFTIDECLKILDIKGFTTIDSNKKNNMYLKKTDWNDYGYKTTFYLWKDDVFYGMVKIAKINQDKNIHTYDLLPDNFFKELPNDFFSKIYFKEDTILEKEKNALKILLKDITDNDKFDSEDIVLRSLKRDELLVIK, from the coding sequence ATGTTACAAATAGCCATAGCTTATGACTTTGATGGAACTCTAGCAAAAGGAAATATACAAGAAAATTCATTTATCCCTTCTGTTGGTATTACTAAAGAAGAATTTTGGTCACAAGTAAAACATTTAAGCGAAGAAAATAATATGGACGAAATATTAGCTTATATGTATTTAATGATAAAAAGGGCAGAAGGAAAAGAGATAACGATAGATAAAGATAGCCTAAAAAGTCATGGTAAAAATGTTAAATATTTTGATGGAGTTGAAGAATATTTTAAAAGAATCAATAAGTATGCGAATAAACTTGATATAGAAATAAAACATTATATTATTTCGTCTGGCACTAAAGAGATGATAGAAGGAACAACTATAGCAAAAGAATTTGATATTATTTATGCATCTTCATTCTATTATGATGATTATGGGAGACCTATTTGGCCTGCACTGGCTATTAATTATACTACAAAAACTCAATATCTTTATAGGATAAATAAAGGCATACATAATGCATATGACAATAAATTAATTAATCAATTTATACCAGAAAATGAAAGAGCAATTAAATTTAAACATATTATATATTTAGGAGATGGAGAAACTGATATACCGGCTATGAAGTTAGTAAAAGCAAATGGTGGAAAATCTATAGCTATATTTGATAAAGAAAAAGAAGATATAGCCAAAAAACTCATAGAACAAAATAGAGTAAATTATATCGCTAAAGCAGATTATACAAAAGATAGCGATATAGATAAAATACTTAAATCAATTATAGACTCTATATATATTGAACATAAGTATGGCCATGTTAATGTTGAAAATGTAGATGCTGAATCCGATAGTAAGCATTTTACGATAGATGAATGCTTGAAAATTTTAGATATCAAAGGTTTTACAACTATTGATAGTAATAAAAAAAATAATATGTATCTTAAAAAAACAGATTGGAATGATTATGGATATAAAACTACATTTTATTTATGGAAAGATGATGTTTTTTATGGTATGGTAAAAATTGCAAAAATTAATCAAGATAAAAACATACATACATATGATTTACTTCCTGATAATTTTTTTAAAGAATTACCAAATGATTTCTTCTCTAAGATTTATTTTAAAGAAGATACTATTTTAGAAAAAGAAAAAAATGCTTTAAAGATTTTATTAAAAGATATAACTGACAATGATAAATTTGATTCAGAAGATATAGTTTTAAGATCTTTAAAAAGAGATGAATTACTTGTTATTAAATAA
- a CDS encoding DUF411 domain-containing protein, translating into MKKYIFVFALALPLFAQDRLIHVYKSPTCGCCGLWESYMQKNGYKISSHASEDFIKIKEKLNIKEEYQSCHTGVIGGYAIEGHVPSSAVAWLLENKPTDVIGISAPGMPMGSPGMEQGIDETYPVILMKKDGSSEIFGYYKGDKKI; encoded by the coding sequence ATGAAAAAATATATTTTTGTTTTTGCTTTAGCTCTACCTTTGTTCGCTCAAGATAGACTAATTCATGTTTATAAGTCGCCAACATGTGGTTGTTGTGGGCTTTGGGAAAGCTACATGCAAAAAAATGGTTATAAAATCAGCTCTCATGCTAGTGAGGATTTTATAAAAATCAAAGAAAAATTAAATATCAAAGAAGAGTATCAAAGCTGCCACACAGGCGTTATTGGTGGTTACGCTATCGAAGGACATGTTCCTAGTAGTGCTGTAGCATGGCTTTTAGAAAATAAACCTACTGACGTGATAGGAATTTCTGCCCCTGGTATGCCTATGGGAAGTCCTGGAATGGAGCAAGGGATAGATGAGACATATCCTGTAATCTTGATGAAAAAAGATGGCTCAAGCGAAATTTTTGGTTATTATAAAGGCGATAAAAAGATTTGA
- the gltX gene encoding glutamate--tRNA ligase, which produces MLTTRFAPSPTGFLHVGGLRTALYSYLYARKNGGKFLLRIEDTDLKRNSEEAVIAIREAFNWCGLDYDGEVTYQSKRFDIYKEYIKKLLDEGKAYKCYMTKVELDELRAAQEAKKERPKYDGRYRDFTGTPPAGIEPVIRIKAPLSGTIEFKDGIKGDMKFNCADILDDFIIARSDGTPTYNFVVVIDDALMGVTHVIRGDDHLSNTPKQIILYEALGFNLPEFFHVAMINGSDGSKLSKRHGATDVMEYKAMGYLPEALLNFLVRLGWSHGDDEIFSMSDMLKYFDPHDINKSASTYNLTKLDWLNAHYIKTLPYERLADDMKFFGIDFRALDKGELLLNSLRERSKTLVELKNSALNIINPPETYDEKAVAKFITDDAKALLNEFKDELEDKDLSAKEYEEMTMAFLDKRGKKLKDIAQPIRIAITGGTVSPSIFEIIEVIGTKALKSRIAKLISK; this is translated from the coding sequence ATGCTTACAACTAGATTTGCTCCAAGTCCGACTGGTTTTTTACATGTCGGAGGTCTTAGAACTGCGCTTTATAGCTATCTTTATGCTAGAAAAAACGGAGGTAAATTTTTACTTCGCATTGAAGATACAGATCTAAAAAGAAACTCTGAAGAAGCAGTAATTGCCATAAGAGAAGCATTTAACTGGTGCGGACTAGATTATGATGGCGAAGTAACTTATCAGTCAAAACGATTTGATATATACAAAGAGTATATAAAAAAGCTTTTAGATGAGGGCAAAGCATATAAATGTTATATGACCAAAGTAGAACTTGATGAGTTAAGAGCCGCGCAAGAAGCTAAAAAAGAGCGTCCAAAATATGATGGTAGATATAGGGATTTTACAGGCACTCCACCAGCAGGCATAGAGCCAGTTATCCGTATCAAAGCGCCACTTAGTGGAACTATAGAGTTTAAAGATGGCATAAAAGGCGATATGAAATTTAACTGCGCCGATATACTTGATGATTTTATCATAGCAAGGAGCGATGGGACGCCTACTTATAATTTTGTTGTTGTGATAGATGATGCTTTGATGGGGGTTACTCACGTTATAAGAGGCGATGATCATCTTAGCAATACCCCAAAACAGATCATACTTTATGAAGCGCTCGGATTTAACTTACCGGAGTTTTTTCACGTGGCTATGATAAATGGAAGCGATGGCTCAAAGCTATCTAAGAGACACGGCGCCACTGATGTTATGGAGTATAAAGCTATGGGTTATCTGCCTGAAGCGCTTTTAAATTTCCTTGTGCGTTTGGGCTGGAGTCATGGCGATGATGAGATCTTTTCTATGAGCGATATGCTAAAATATTTTGATCCGCACGATATAAATAAGTCCGCTTCTACATATAACCTCACAAAACTCGACTGGCTAAATGCGCACTACATAAAAACTCTACCTTATGAGCGTTTGGCTGATGATATGAAGTTTTTTGGTATTGACTTTAGAGCGCTTGATAAAGGAGAGCTACTTTTAAACTCACTTAGAGAGAGAAGTAAGACTTTAGTAGAGCTTAAAAACTCAGCTTTAAATATAATAAACCCGCCTGAAACTTACGATGAAAAAGCCGTTGCTAAGTTTATCACTGATGATGCAAAAGCACTTTTAAACGAATTTAAAGATGAGCTTGAAGATAAGGATTTAAGTGCTAAAGAGTATGAAGAGATGACAATGGCATTTTTAGATAAACGTGGTAAAAAGCTAAAAGATATCGCTCAGCCAATACGCATTGCGATTACAGGAGGAACTGTTAGCCCAAGCATTTTTGAGATTATTGAAGTTATCGGCACTAAAGCTCTTAAATCAAGGATTGCAAAACTCATATCAAAATAG
- a CDS encoding glucose-6-phosphate isomerase, translating into MVINELKFSRSDMQNISSYQRRMNDELKDGEIGYYHLPDFGYEILNEISKFKNRTKFKKVVLIGVGGSSLGVKAIYEMLGPKIPLVFLDNLDPFDIENKLKDIKFNETLFILSSKSGTTIEPISIYKYILDLYKPKTFENFIVITDVDSKLEAYAKPNIAVFNIPKNVGGRFSVLSAIGLVPLELCGVDTKKMLDGALSCKKQFLEEGDDTILQKAYHYATHKNAKINVLFSYSTRLKSFNDWYVQLWAESLGKKRGYKRVGLTPVGLIGSKDQHSFLQLIMEGVKDKTVTFITLKDHSSAILVPNLSLKNLESCDFANSLYMGDIINAQAKSTMQALLGENISIDTISLDVLDEWHVGFLVYYYELLTSAVGLMLGINTYDQLGVEVGKRILKNLLYERDKI; encoded by the coding sequence ATGGTAATAAATGAGCTTAAATTTTCAAGATCAGATATGCAAAATATCAGTTCATACCAAAGACGTATGAATGATGAGCTAAAAGATGGTGAGATAGGTTACTATCATCTTCCTGATTTTGGATATGAGATCTTAAATGAAATTTCTAAATTTAAAAATAGAACCAAATTTAAAAAAGTAGTCTTGATAGGAGTAGGGGGAAGCTCTCTTGGTGTCAAGGCGATTTATGAGATGCTAGGTCCTAAAATTCCTTTGGTTTTTTTAGACAACTTAGATCCGTTTGATATAGAAAATAAGCTAAAAGATATTAAATTTAACGAAACTCTTTTTATTCTCTCTAGTAAATCAGGAACAACTATAGAACCTATAAGTATTTACAAATATATTTTGGACTTATATAAACCTAAAACTTTTGAAAATTTCATAGTTATTACAGATGTTGATAGCAAACTAGAAGCTTATGCCAAACCAAATATCGCAGTTTTTAATATACCAAAAAATGTCGGAGGTCGCTTTAGCGTACTTTCTGCTATCGGACTTGTACCGCTTGAGCTTTGTGGTGTAGATACCAAAAAAATGCTTGATGGTGCATTGTCTTGTAAAAAGCAGTTTTTAGAAGAGGGCGATGATACGATATTGCAAAAAGCGTATCATTATGCAACGCATAAAAATGCAAAAATAAATGTTTTGTTTAGTTATAGCACAAGACTAAAAAGTTTTAACGACTGGTATGTGCAACTTTGGGCGGAGAGTTTAGGAAAAAAACGTGGCTATAAAAGAGTGGGACTTACTCCAGTCGGACTCATAGGAAGCAAGGACCAGCACTCTTTTTTACAGCTTATAATGGAGGGTGTAAAAGACAAAACGGTTACTTTTATAACACTAAAAGATCATTCTAGTGCTATTTTGGTACCAAATTTAAGTCTAAAGAATTTAGAAAGTTGTGATTTTGCAAATTCGCTTTATATGGGCGATATCATTAATGCCCAAGCAAAATCTACTATGCAAGCATTACTTGGGGAAAATATCAGTATTGATACCATAAGTCTAGATGTTTTAGATGAGTGGCATGTCGGATTTTTAGTGTATTATTATGAGCTACTTACAAGCGCAGTTGGGCTTATGCTAGGTATAAATACGTATGATCAACTAGGAGTTGAAGTAGGCAAAAGGATACTTAAAAATTTACTTTATGAAAGAGATAAAATATAA
- a CDS encoding SurA N-terminal domain-containing protein → MKKIVFSTIFLFSLAGADYVNGIIATVENQPITSYELNTVMKKMNIDNQKALNLLIRERLEDAQIVALNIVVNGFEVESKIEQLAKTNGMDAATFKEALDSKGIDYNAFKQDVEKNLKREKLYARILNNQSQNITPENAKKFYEANPGMFAQFDTINVARYSSDSRQNLETIIKSPMSMPSGVSIENLSLTSKNLNPQLRYIFINSKDKTFTPIFQIAANEFEMFYIISREGSYLPDFESVEQQVVNAMASQEQEIAVADYFNKLRVKANIEILKR, encoded by the coding sequence ATGAAAAAAATAGTATTTTCAACCATTTTTTTATTTAGCTTAGCAGGTGCAGATTATGTAAATGGCATTATAGCTACTGTCGAAAATCAGCCTATAACAAGTTATGAGCTAAACACAGTTATGAAAAAAATGAATATCGATAACCAAAAAGCTCTAAATTTACTTATTAGAGAGAGACTTGAAGATGCACAGATAGTAGCCTTAAATATCGTAGTAAATGGCTTTGAAGTTGAAAGCAAAATAGAACAATTAGCAAAAACAAACGGTATGGACGCAGCTACTTTTAAAGAAGCCCTTGATTCTAAGGGGATTGACTATAACGCATTCAAACAAGACGTGGAAAAAAATCTCAAAAGAGAAAAGTTGTATGCTAGGATCTTAAATAACCAGAGCCAAAATATCACGCCTGAAAATGCTAAAAAATTCTATGAAGCAAATCCGGGTATGTTTGCTCAGTTTGATACCATAAACGTGGCTCGTTATAGCTCAGACTCAAGACAAAATTTAGAAACGATAATAAAATCTCCTATGAGTATGCCAAGCGGAGTTAGCATAGAAAACTTAAGTCTAACCTCTAAAAATTTAAATCCACAATTAAGATATATATTTATTAACTCAAAAGATAAAACATTTACTCCTATCTTTCAGATCGCCGCTAATGAATTTGAAATGTTCTATATAATTTCAAGAGAAGGATCTTATCTGCCTGATTTTGAAAGCGTAGAACAACAAGTCGTAAATGCAATGGCAAGTCAAGAACAAGAGATCGCAGTAGCTGATTATTTTAATAAATTAAGAGTAAAAGCAAATATAGAAATCTTAAAAAGATAG
- a CDS encoding DUF3800 domain-containing protein has protein sequence MTHIIVEQRGEKEDKDLELEFMKVCSGSNFLDIRLPFEIVLSNKKSNSAGLQLADLIARPIGLKIFKEKQENRAFEILKNKFYQNGNKQIEGSGLKIFP, from the coding sequence ATAACACATATTATAGTAGAACAAAGAGGTGAAAAAGAAGATAAAGATTTAGAGCTTGAATTTATGAAAGTATGTAGTGGCAGCAATTTTTTAGATATTAGATTGCCATTTGAGATTGTATTATCGAATAAAAAAAGTAATTCCGCTGGGCTTCAGTTAGCTGATCTAATAGCTAGGCCAATAGGTTTAAAAATATTTAAGGAAAAACAAGAAAATAGAGCATTTGAGATATTAAAAAATAAATTTTATCAAAATGGGAATAAACAAATAGAAGGTAGCGGATTAAAAATATTTCCATAA
- a CDS encoding malic enzyme-like NAD(P)-binding protein encodes MDLQEKALMYHEGGKIEIKVKKPCETADDLSLAYTPGVAEPCKEIEANNELAYKYTNKGNLVAVISDGTAVLGLGDIGAIAGKPVMEGKSVLFKKFANVDAFDIELDEKDPDKIVEICKALAPTFGGINLEDIGAPKCFYIEKKLQESVNIPVMHDDQHGTAIITTAGLINALKITGKKAEEMKVVVSGSGAAGIACAKMYRNLGVKNIIMLDSKGVIHTKRENLTPEKMDFAIDTDARTLADAMKGADMFLGLSKAGVLSKDMVVSMAPNPIIFALANPTPEIMPEIAHSVRDDIMMGTGRSDYPNQVNNVLGFPFIFRGALDVRATKITENMKIAAADALAKLAEEEVPSAVTAAYNGKEIKFGKDYIIPKPFDPRVLFTVAPAVAEAAIKDGVALVKDFDKTTYIEKLKKLF; translated from the coding sequence ATGGATTTACAAGAAAAAGCGTTAATGTATCATGAAGGCGGAAAGATCGAAATCAAGGTAAAAAAACCTTGCGAGACTGCTGATGATCTCAGCCTTGCATATACTCCTGGCGTTGCTGAGCCTTGCAAAGAGATAGAGGCAAATAACGAGCTTGCTTACAAATACACCAATAAAGGCAATCTTGTTGCAGTTATCAGCGATGGTACGGCGGTTTTAGGGCTTGGGGATATAGGTGCGATCGCTGGAAAACCTGTTATGGAAGGCAAATCTGTTTTATTTAAAAAATTCGCAAATGTAGATGCGTTTGATATCGAGCTTGATGAGAAAGACCCAGATAAGATAGTTGAAATTTGCAAAGCTCTAGCCCCAACATTTGGTGGTATAAATTTAGAAGATATCGGTGCGCCAAAGTGTTTTTACATAGAGAAAAAACTTCAAGAAAGCGTAAATATCCCTGTAATGCACGATGATCAGCACGGAACTGCTATCATAACTACTGCAGGACTTATCAATGCTCTAAAAATCACAGGTAAAAAAGCAGAAGAGATGAAAGTAGTAGTAAGCGGAAGCGGCGCAGCTGGAATCGCGTGCGCGAAAATGTATAGAAACCTTGGTGTAAAAAATATCATAATGTTAGATAGCAAAGGCGTCATACATACTAAAAGAGAAAATTTAACTCCTGAAAAAATGGATTTTGCCATAGATACAGACGCTAGAACTTTAGCAGATGCTATGAAAGGTGCCGATATGTTCCTAGGTCTTTCAAAAGCCGGTGTTTTAAGCAAAGATATGGTTGTTAGTATGGCGCCAAATCCTATAATATTTGCTTTGGCAAATCCTACTCCTGAGATAATGCCCGAAATCGCTCACTCAGTAAGAGATGATATCATGATGGGAACAGGAAGAAGCGACTATCCAAATCAAGTAAATAATGTTTTGGGATTTCCGTTTATATTTCGCGGTGCGCTAGACGTAAGAGCTACAAAAATCACTGAAAATATGAAGATAGCAGCTGCAGATGCTTTAGCAAAACTAGCAGAAGAAGAGGTTCCATCAGCCGTTACTGCCGCATATAATGGCAAAGAGATCAAATTTGGTAAGGATTATATCATACCAAAACCATTCGATCCTAGAGTTTTATTTACGGTAGCCCCGGCAGTTGCAGAGGCCGCCATAAAAGATGGAGTAGCTTTGGTAAAAGACTTTGACAAAACTACTTATATAGAAAAGCTTAAAAAATTATTCTAA